The sequence CTAGTTCTATTTTATGGGATAGAAGCAGAGCAAAGGATAAGTATTATTTCCGGCTTGATCATCGGACTGATCTCTTATGGGATCTTTTTTTTAAAAGATGATACACAAATGGATAATCTCACTCTACCTAGCCAGCCGGAAACGATGACGCCGGAAGAGGAAAGAGAGAAAATACAGGAAGCGGAAGACGTAATCCGAAAATTGGAAGAGGCCCGTAAAGAAAAGGGCTATAACGACTGAAGTACATTAAGAAAGGATAAATAATGGCAAGAGTTCAATTAGATCTTCCCGAAAAATTAGCCTGGGCCACCAGCTTAAATATTAGGATTTATGATACAAATTTTGCGGGACATTTAGCTCATGATAGAGTGGTTTCTCTTTTGCATGAATCCAGAGCAAGATTATTCAAGGAAAAAGGATTTTCCGAATTAGACGTAAACGGACACGGAATCATTCTTACCGATCTGGTGGTAGAATACAAAGCTGAGGCGTTTTTCGGAGACCAGATCCGAGTAGAGATTGGAGCGGGAGATTTCAGCGCGAAAGGTTGTGATCTATATTATAGAATGATCCATACAGACGGACCTATTAACGGCAAAATCGTATGTAACGCAAAAACAGGACTCGTGTTCATGGATTATTCTACTCGAACAGTTAGTAATATTCCGGAAGTTTTTAAGTCCTGGTTCTAATTTGACTTTTTCTTTTTATCCGAGTGATACGTCAGCGCGGAAGAGATACATTGTTTTAATTCTTTTTCCGGGATCTTGGTATCTTCTGAAAAGATAATACTTCTATTCCCTTCAAAACGAAATATTTTAGGATATAATTTCCTAAATCTGGATATCAGATCCGTTTGGCAATGAAAGAAGATCGCATATTTTTTCGGCTCCCCTTTTAATGCGTCTATGCGGATCGTAGTCCCACTTTTGGATTCAGGAGTGATATAACTGGGTTGCCCCCATTTTAGCACTTCTTCTATTTTGCCTACTCCTTGTATCTCTTTTGCAGTTTCGAATATTAGTTCTCTTAAATGGAATAATTTCTCCCGCAAAGAAGGAGAATACTCTGAGAATGTTTCGGCTACATCCTCGTTTGTGAATTTTTGGAAATGATTCTTTTTCTGAGCCATGATATTTTAAATACTTACCGCACAGGCTTGCGCACATCTGATCCCGTCCATGGCCGCGGATACAATCCCACCTGCGTATCCGGCTCCTTCTCCGCAAGGATATAAACCTTTAACGCGAATATGTTCCAAAGTTTCCGGATCCCTGGGAATACTAACTGGAGAAGAAGTCCTAGTTTCAGGAGCGTGGACTACAGCTTCGTTGGTCAGATATCCTCTCATAGATTTATTAAATTCCTTAAATCCGTTTTGCAAAGCTTTCATTACAAATTTAGGAAGTACGGAAGAAAGATCAGCAGATGTAATTCCAGGAGGATAAGAAGTTTTAGGAAGATCCGCAGAAATTTTACCTTCCACAAAGTCCGCAAGTCTGGTAGCAGGAGCAGTTTGGGTTTTGCCTCCAGCAATCCAAGCCTTTTGTTCTATCTCCTTTTGGAATTCCATGGCAGCCAAGGGACCGTATTTTTGGAAAGTTAGGAAATCCTCTTGTCGGAGTTCCACCACTATCCCTGAATTCGCGGTCGGCCTTGCTCGTCTAGAAGAGGACCATCCATTGGTCACAATCTCTCCTGGTTTTGTTGCACAGGCGGCAATCACTCCACCGGGACACATACAAAAAGAATACACCCCTCTACCCTGGATCTGCTTTACGATACTATAAGGAGAAGGGGGAAGGAATGGCCCTCTGTCCTCGCAACTGTACTGGATAGAGTCTATTAAAGATTGCTTATGTTCTACCCTGACCCCTATTGCGAGAGGTTTTAAATGGATTTCTATTCCTTTATGATGAAGTAATTCGAATATATCTCTGGCAGAATGCCCCGTAGCCAGGATTACCTTGTCGGAAAGAAAACGATCTCCATTCTTAGTAACTACACCCTTGATAGAATCACCTTCCAGTATCAGGTCTGTCACTCTTTGGTTGAAATGGACTTCTCCGCCTCTTTCTTGGATTGTTTCCCTCATTTTGCGAACAATACTCGGAAGTTTGTTTGTCCCTATATGAGGGTGGGCTTCTATTAGAATATTAGGATTTGCTCCAAAACCAACAAGTAGTTCCAGAATACGACGTACATTTCCTCTTTTTTTGGATCTAGTATAAAGTTTGCCGTCCGAATAAGTGCCCGCTCCGCCTTCTCCAAAACAATAATTAGAATCCTCATCCACAATATGATGAGCATTGATATTTTGAAGATCTTTAGGTCTTGACTTAACGTCCTTTCCTCTTTCCAGAACGATAGGTTTCAAACCGGATCCAATCAATTCCAAAGCAGAGAATAAACCTGCAGGCCCCGCACCGATCACAATCACTTCTTTAGAATTTTTAACATCCGGATAGTCAGGGAGATGGATCTGCTGTTCGATAAATTCTTCGTTGATATAAACCCGGACCTTGAGATTAACAAAGACCGTTTTTTGTCTAGCATCAATAGAATGATTTAAGATCTCAATATGTGTTATATCCGGCAAAGAGATCTTTTTGGATTTGGAAATATATTCTGTAAGCCGATCCGATTGTTCGGCGATCTCAGGCAAAAGCCTAAGTTCTAATTCTTGGGTCATAGTTCAGGACCAAAAGTTTTAGGATTTGTATGTAATGGAGTTAAAAAAGAAAGGAAGAATGAGGCAAGGAATTTTAAGGAGAGCTGGGAATAAATTGAAAGGATATTAATACCGAAAACGAAGATTCCGGGGGAGGATCAAAATTAGAATCGCAAAAATCCTAGAATTATCACTAAGTTGGTAAACCAGGCAGATCCTTGAAAGTAACGGACCGACAAAAGAAAAAATTCTTAAAGTCCCTGAAACAGGCAAGGATCGAAGCAGAGTTGAGCCAATCGGAAGTCGCCCAAAAGATCGGGACGAGTCAAAGTTTTATTTCTAAAATAGAGTCTGGAAAAATATCTTTAGAAGTAGAGATATTCTTAAAGTTGTATCAACTGTACGATAAACCTGCGGAATATTTTTTCTCCGCATTCTCTCAAAAATAAAAATCTATTTTTGAACTTCTCCCCGATTCTTTATAAACTTTTGGATCATTTCCAACTGAGATTCGGAAACGAATAGATCGATCGCATCATTTGCGCTATATATTCTGTACTGAAGGGATTTCGCAGAAAGAATATCGTTTTCCATTTCTTTCGTAAAAGTCAATTTACCGGAAAGGATATTAGAAGTTAAGGTAGAAGTTCGAGTCGTAGTCGCGGGAACAGTGCTATAGCCGTATCCAAAACCGATTCCGGGTCCCATATTTGCAGGGACCTGAGTGCGAACAGTCACCTGATTGGCAGAATAGTTTGAATCCGATAAAAGAAGTTTTGTGGATTTACGATCTATTTTGATATAAGCTTCCGGCCCCAATGCGGCAAGAGTTTCCGAACCTTGGAGTCGGATGATCAGAGTGATCTGGGAAATCACTCCATTCTTAATCTCCTTTGCATATTGACCGCCGTAAGAATAAACACTTTTGTTCGGATTATCCACCTTCGCTTCATGGTCCATATCCATCTTAACGATCGTGATATCTCTAAAAGGATCTTGGACAACTTGGATCGTAGTGCCGCAACCGACACAAAAGATTAGAAAACAGTATATTAAGGATTTATACTTCAAGTTTCCCCGATTTTTTGGATCATTCCTTCACAATTTAGAAAGAAGAAAAGAACTAATCAATATATCCTAAAAATCGAAAGAACGGTCACGACGCAAATTTTCCTTAAAAGTGTTCATCCACGTCGCGACATCCCTACTTATTTTTGCCAGGGTGTTAGTTCTCTCAATTTAGGAAATCTGAGATAAAGTCCCGCCCATAGAATGATCCCCAAATAGGTGGGAAATAAAATATGAGATCCCAGTGGATTTAAAACACGAACGTGGGTAGCGACCGCACCGCCCAAATATCCGGTTAGTAAAGTCGCTCCTAAAACTGCAGTTCTAGGAAATGCGTATAACAGAGTGCTAACGATTAGGATTGTTCCCAAGTAAGGCATTACTTCAGGCGGATAACCTAGTTTAGCTCCTTCTGCCTGAGCTTCCGGTGGCATTTTATCTAAGAAAAATTTTAATACTCCATCAAAAAGCAGAAAAAGTGTAACCAATCCGCTGAGTACTCGTCCGGTCCAGAGCTGGCCTTTCGAAACGTTTTCAGATCCCATTCTATATTTCCTCCAAATGAGAGGGCAATTCTGGGATCTTTGACGGAAAAGTTCAAGAACTATTACAAGAATTTTGAATTCGATTTTGTAACATTCGAATGTTTGTAGCTAAGACGACTACTCACTAGTAGCGGATCCTTGGAAATTATTTCTTTTTCGTTTTTTTGGGGACCTTCTTCATGAATTCCCCCACTCTAAATTTTACGATCTTACGGACCAGATCGAAAGGTAAAGGTTGATTGATCGGAAACTGAACGGATCCTTTTGCGTTTTTATATTTATCAATTTCTTTTTTGAATTTGGCGATACCGCTTGCTCCCGGATAAAAACCGATATGATTCTTATATGCGGCAAAATGTACTAGATTCCCGTTCAAATAAAAAGTGGGGATTTGGTAGCTGATCTTTTCACTTGCTTCTGGAGCGGTTTCTTGGATCGTTTTTCGGAGTTCCTGAAGAATGCTTTGGACCTCCTTCGGAAAAGTTTTAATGTACTCGTCAATCGATTGGAATGTATTTTTTATTTTATCCATAAATATGCCTGAATGAACTTAAACCAAATTAGATCAATCTTTCAGAAAGATCTAATTTACCGTTTTTTAATGACCAATATTCCCGCAAGGTAACTTGTCGGAATATAAGCCCCGATCAAATCCACGATCGTAAACCAAGCAGGAGAAGAAAGCATTAGGATATTTGCAATCCCGCCCGCCAGAAAAAAGGCTCCGATCACTAAAGCAAATTTAAGTTTATGATTTGTTGCAATGAATGCCGCAACCAACGCTCCTACAAATGTTCCAAGTGCATGAGCTAAAAAAGGAAAGATAAAATGTTTTGGTTGGAATAAATGAATGGATGCTTTCAATCCTTCCATAGTAGTCACATCGGCGCCTTCGGGAGGAGGAATGATATTACCGCTGATCGTAATAATTCCCATATTCACTATACTTCCGATGAGAAGTCCTGCGATCACTGATAAGGTATTTTTAACATACGGATTCATAATCTAATGCCCCAATTCATTCAAAAAATAAATGATTAGAGTAACTTATGAGAACAATGCAAGTGGAAAATTACTTTAATCTTTCTAAAACACCTTTTCGTTTTACTATGTTCTTGTAATCCCATTGGATTTTCTTAGATTTATTTACCCAACGTTTTAAGTCTTTTTTGTTGATTTGATCTGGACTTGTATAACGAACTTCAGCTGCTTTAAAAGTCCCTTCCGGCTCCAAACCTTCTTCATCAAAGGACTGTCCGCTCCAAAAGAGCAATCGAATACAACTTTTAAGTTTGCTATATCCTACGATCGGATTCCCATCCAAGAACCAAACCGGATGAGCATGCCAAATTTTATTTTCCGCCTTAGGAAGATGGAGATTAATTTCTTGGGAAAGAATATCACAAATCTCTTTTTCAACTTTGGTTTGTGAATTATTATATTTTTGGACTTCTTTGTTCATGCGATTAGATTGTAGGTAAAAAATTCCCAAGTACCTTGTTTAGCGCCTACTTTGTTATATAAAGCCTGAGCAGTCAAATTGTTTGGAGCGGTCACCCATTGGAGTCTTGCCGCTCCTTGAGATTTTGCATATTTCGCACAATGATCAATTAGTGATTCGCCAATTCCTCGTTTTCTAAATTCATCCAAAGTGAAAAGATCATTCATAATTGCCACTTTACTTATGATACTAGACGCATAAGAAAAATATACGGTAGCAAAGCCTACTAGATTGCCGTCTTTTCTATACCCGAACAAACATCCTAAATCGCTATCTTCTCCAAACTGAGAGAAAAATATTCTATTCTTGTCATCGTTGATAGATTCTATTTTGTAAAACTCTTGGTATTTGCGGATTAAAGGAAGAACTTCATCCAGATTTCTATTTGAAATGGCTTCTATACTCATATAATTCTTAGAAGCTGAGTTTATAGTTTTTTAAGAGATTTTGGCTTTTGTTGGACCGCTTCTACAAGCCTTTTGGGAGCAACACCACAATAAGAAACGACTAACATATCTTTGAATAAAGCTAAATCGGTAGATTTCATTTCGACACAGGTCCATCCTTGCTGTCCCCATTTATTTTCTATAGGATAAACGGAACCCTTAGAAGCTGATGAGAAGAATTCTTGGTCGTTCTGATCAAATTTAAGAACGATCTTTTTATTCTCCTGATCCACCGTTGCAAAAATTTTCTTACTCACTCTGAATGAGATCTTTTCAAAATGAGGCTCTTCTTTTGCCTCAGGAAGAGCTAATGCAAGTTTTCTTACTTTGTCTAAGGATATCATATAAAAATGCTTTCCTATGGAGAATAAAATCTGATAGATTCCCTAAAATGGATCCGAAACAAATCACTATTCAATCTACTATTGCAGCAGACATTAAGAAAGTCTGGGACTACTACACCAATCCGCAACATATTATCAAATGGAATTTTGCTACCGACGATTGGCAATGCCCTTGGGCAAAAAATGATATGAGACCAGGTGGAAAATACAGCGCGAGAATGGAAGCTAAGGACGGAAGTTTCGGTTTCGAGTTTGAGGCAATTTACGACACAGTCGTCGATCAGAAAAATTTTTCTTATACGATGGGAGATGGTAGAAAAGCAACTGTTAGCTTTGAGAATCAAGATAACAAAACTCTTGTAGTCGTCAGTTTTGATCCTGAATCAGAAAATCCAATTGAGATGCAGAGAGGTGGTTGGCAAGCGATACTTGATAACTTCAAAAAGTATACAGAGGCTAATTAGTAGATTTGCTATTTATAACTATCAGGACTCAGGCGCCGTACCGAAGAGCTATTGCCCTTCTGGCGGCTGCCACAACTCGACCTTGTTTCCTTCCGGATCCATGACCCAACCGAATATCCCATACTCGGATTGCTCTACCTTCTCCAATACTTGACAACCCTCTTCACGAAGGAGTTTCAAGAGTCCGTGAAGATCCTCTACTCGATAATTAACCATAAAAGTTGAACTGCTCGGAGCGAAATAGGAGCCGTCCCCAACTGCCCAAGCTGTTGTGCCGTTTGTAGGATTACCAACTGCATCGACCCAACGAAAAGCTGCGCCACCCCAATCCTGTACATCTATGCCAAGATGAGTTTTGTACCAGGCACCTAATTTGGCAGGATCCTTAGCACTAAAGAATACTCCACCAATACCTGTAACACGTTTCATAGATGACCTCCAAATTACCGAGCTTTGCCGATGCTACACATACTATGTATATCCGCATAACAAAATTTGTATTCTGATGAGTAAGATATTCGCGACAAGGTAAACGGATGGTGGTTTGGAATTGACTCTTATGAACTTTTGGTCCGAAAATTGTGTAGGGATTACTTTCTAAGGAATATTGCCATGAGAAAAATTATTGTACTCGAATTCCTCACACTTGATGGAGTAATACAAGCCGGAGGCGGACCAGAGGAAGATACTAGTGGCGGCTTCAATTACGGCGGGTGGCAAGTTCCCTATTCTGACGATACCCTTGGGGCTGTCATGAAGAAGCAGATGAACCAACCGTTTGATCTGCTATTAGGACGTAAGACATTTGAAATTTGGGAACCATACTGGCCGAAACATGCTGACTTTTGGCCGGGTGTCATGTCTGCGACCAAGTACATCGTATCGAATACCTTGACTTCTAGCGAATGGCAACCCTCCGTGTTTTTAAGCGGAGACATCGTGGAAAAAATCAGCAAACTCAAACAAGAACAAAGGCCGGATCTGCATGTTTATGGAAGTGCAAATCTCGTTCAAACACTTATGAAGCATGATTTAGTCGATGAGTTCTGGTTAAAGATATATCCGCTAACGTTGGGAATCGGTAAACGGTTGTTTGTCGATGGAACAATCCCGGCAGCGTTCAAGGTGACGGAGAGCCAAATCTCCCCTAACGGAATCATTATCGTGAATTACAAGCGCGCAGGCGAGGTTCAAACCGGAAGTTTTGATAGTTAGACGAACTATAGATAGAAAGTGGACTTGAATTAGCGAAGGTAAAAAAGATAAGAAGAAGCTAAATTTGGAAAGACTTAGAATTTGTCAGAAGATGTATAAAAGTGAAATGATTATAACTGTTGAGGTTCTTGATTTTCTATTTCTACAGTAGATTCAGTAGATTCAGTAGATTCTTCCCCTGGAACGCCGTTCTTTTTCTCTTCGCTTCGTATTTTTCGCCTCTCTATTTTTTCCTGTCTAATTTCTTTCTTCTTAATTTCTCGCTGTCTTTTCACATACGATAAATTTCCTTTTTTTGCCATATAATATTCCTATTTATTAAAAACCTATTACCGCCCTAGATACAAAATGGTTCGAAGTAAAAAGTACGAAGAGGATAGTTATTATGAATTAGAGACCACCAATCCCTAGATTCAACTTTGGGTTTGGTGGTATAAAAAGGTGAAAGCGGTGTTAAGCGGATTACCAGCGATTACGGTCGAATTTTTTGTTGTTTCCACCTCTATTGCGATCAGACCTTGCTCTGTCTTCTGCAACGGAAACTACAATATTACGTCCGTCTACATCTTTTCCATTAAGTTCAGAAACTGCAGTATTAGCAGAATTCTGATCGGAAAAGGTAACAAAACCGAAACCTCTAGATTTACCGGTTTCGCGATCGACTACAACGTTCGCTTCTTGAATAGCGCCGTGAACTTCAAATACTTGGCGTAAGGTTTGATCAGTAGTTGACCAGCTAAGGCCGCCTACAAATAATTTGGCTGACATGGATTTTATCCTCGTTCCACACAGATTTGAATAAATATTAATCCGTATGATAATTAATTTCGGATCATTACGGGCTATGCGATTAAAACAGAACGAGTAAAGAACTTAAACACCACTAGAAACCCGAATAGAATAAATTGCAAGAACATTTTCTAAGTATAGAAGAAAAGTCGTAGATGAAAAAGGATCGTGGCAGTATAAGAAAGGTTGCTAATCACTGTGTCGGGGAGCTTTGGAAGGCTCCCATAGAAAACGAAGGACGAGCCAATCCTCTCTGTAATCATTTCAGAAGGTCGCTGCCAGGTTTTTTGCCGGGAGCGATAGGAATACAAAGATGAGATGAAGAAAGCATTTATTGTGAGTCATACTTTCTCCTATAAAATTTCATTCTATCTCGTATGTTTTTTGTAATGAAGAGCGATAGCACCCGATTGAAAAGTTCTTGAACCAAGAAAATCAAGCCTAAGTTTCTCTTCCAATTTCATGGTATCGAATAACCGCGGTCCCTTCCCCGCTACAACCGGATGAACTACAAAACGATACTCATCAATCAAATGATGTTCCGAAAGCTGGGACGCTATGCTTATACTACCCACGAGAATATCTCCTCCGGACTGCTGCTTCAATTTAAGCACTTCCTCTACAATGTTTGCATGTACGAGTCTTGTATTTGCGTCCTCAACGTGTTTCAATGAAGTGGAGAATAAGACCTTGTCGAGCGAAGTAAACACGCGAGCGAATTCATTAGATACTTCTGACATAGATTGGTCCCGGGCAACTTCAGGCCAAAAAGGCACCATGAGTTGGTACGTGATCCGACCATATAGCATGAGACCGCCATTACGTAAAAGATCAGTGAAATATTGGTGCACCTCATCGTCAGCAATCATGTCTGTGTGACTGCAATTCCCGTCGGCCGTAATATTGATTGCAAAAACAATTTTTCTCATAGGCCTGCCTGTATATAGTATTCGCTGAAAAATATAAACCCGATAGCAATTTTTTTCATTTAATTCCCTTTATATATAAATTTGTGAAATTGCGCATAACGACCTAGGCATTCCGATATTTTGTATTTGGCGCGTGCTTGCATATGCAAGTGCAGCGCCAGAGGTGAAAGTTACTAGAAGCCTTGTTTGAAACTACTTAGAATGTTTGCCGATCCACTTGAGACAGATCTTTCAGGTTATTAAATAGAAGGACAGCAATCGCAAAGAAAACCAAAAAGAAACCAGTAATATTCATAATGTCTGTGTCAACGGAATCGGAAGTAAAAACAATGTCCATTGTTCCATGAAATATAGCGACAATGAGTATACTTCCTCGTGCGGAGTTGAACAGCCAGGTCAATAGAATTGCTCCAGTAAATAAAGACAATATCCATCCAATAGTACCGAAAAAACCCATTTCAACATAACCGGGTCGATAGAAAAAAAGAGGGATATGCCATGCAGCCCAACCTAAAGTCAAAATTACAGTAGAAGTAAATGCATGCAGATGTTTTTGCAATTTCGGCAAAGCAAAACCTCTCCAGCCTATTTCTTCCCCAAAACCAAAGGATATAATATTATAAAGAAAGAAGGAAACAAAACCAAAATTCGGAAACTCTCTGCTTATACCAATGCCCGCCAATTTAAGCTCAGATGAAATGAAATACTTTGTAAGAATAGAGAATGCAAGAAGAATGAATGGGCTAAAAAGGGCAATGATGTACCAAATAAAATTTACTTTCCACATAAACACTCTTGAAAGTAAATTTTTTACACCTAAAGTTCCCTGATCAATTTTGCTAACGATAAATGCAGCAGAGACAGGACCAATTGCGCCGAGTGCATGATGAAATGGAAGAACAGGTAAAACGCTGATCCCAAATTTTGGTAAATATAAAGGAAGCCAGATTATCCATGAGAAAAAGTAACTTAAGAAAAAGAACAAAAGTAATGATTTAATATAATCTTTCATAGGATCATCTCAATGGAAACATTAAAGCCTAACGGATTTTCGCATGATAATAGTTAGGCTACATTTTTTAAAAAACAAATATTAGAAACATCCAAAGGAAAAGCCGGATAAATTCTTTGGTCTATCTAAGATTTTCCCCTGAAACGGTTTGTAACTATTAATAAAATATGCCTCGGAAATGTTGCAGCTCCCAACTACTAGGATCACCCAATCATCAAAATTTGTTTCACTAGGAGGGCAAGATGTAAAATGAATTAGATTAGTGCAAGAGTCGACTGACTTAGTCCAAACATAATTCCCTCTATTATTATCAAAAGTGTCATCATTACAATAAGTTATAGCAAGCCCACCAGCTGTGGTTTTGTAAGTATTGCCAAGAGAACGACAATAAGCATATTTTATAGAAACTGATGAAATGATTTGATTATAGGCGACATTAGCGCTCCTTACATCTGCTGTATTTATACCTATATTTATACACGAGCCGAAGACTAATGATAATAGCATAAGATTTTTCATATACACCTCATTAAATTAAAT comes from Leptospira johnsonii and encodes:
- a CDS encoding DoxX family protein; the protein is MGSENVSKGQLWTGRVLSGLVTLFLLFDGVLKFFLDKMPPEAQAEGAKLGYPPEVMPYLGTILIVSTLLYAFPRTAVLGATLLTGYLGGAVATHVRVLNPLGSHILFPTYLGIILWAGLYLRFPKLRELTPWQK
- a CDS encoding iron chaperone, yielding MDKIKNTFQSIDEYIKTFPKEVQSILQELRKTIQETAPEASEKISYQIPTFYLNGNLVHFAAYKNHIGFYPGASGIAKFKKEIDKYKNAKGSVQFPINQPLPFDLVRKIVKFRVGEFMKKVPKKTKKK
- a CDS encoding dihydrofolate reductase family protein; the encoded protein is MRKIIVLEFLTLDGVIQAGGGPEEDTSGGFNYGGWQVPYSDDTLGAVMKKQMNQPFDLLLGRKTFEIWEPYWPKHADFWPGVMSATKYIVSNTLTSSEWQPSVFLSGDIVEKISKLKQEQRPDLHVYGSANLVQTLMKHDLVDEFWLKIYPLTLGIGKRLFVDGTIPAAFKVTESQISPNGIIIVNYKRAGEVQTGSFDS
- a CDS encoding thioesterase family protein; translation: MARVQLDLPEKLAWATSLNIRIYDTNFAGHLAHDRVVSLLHESRARLFKEKGFSELDVNGHGIILTDLVVEYKAEAFFGDQIRVEIGAGDFSAKGCDLYYRMIHTDGPINGKIVCNAKTGLVFMDYSTRTVSNIPEVFKSWF
- a CDS encoding VOC family protein, with product MKRVTGIGGVFFSAKDPAKLGAWYKTHLGIDVQDWGGAAFRWVDAVGNPTNGTTAWAVGDGSYFAPSSSTFMVNYRVEDLHGLLKLLREEGCQVLEKVEQSEYGIFGWVMDPEGNKVELWQPPEGQ
- a CDS encoding NAD(P)/FAD-dependent oxidoreductase; this encodes MTQELELRLLPEIAEQSDRLTEYISKSKKISLPDITHIEILNHSIDARQKTVFVNLKVRVYINEEFIEQQIHLPDYPDVKNSKEVIVIGAGPAGLFSALELIGSGLKPIVLERGKDVKSRPKDLQNINAHHIVDEDSNYCFGEGGAGTYSDGKLYTRSKKRGNVRRILELLVGFGANPNILIEAHPHIGTNKLPSIVRKMRETIQERGGEVHFNQRVTDLILEGDSIKGVVTKNGDRFLSDKVILATGHSARDIFELLHHKGIEIHLKPLAIGVRVEHKQSLIDSIQYSCEDRGPFLPPSPYSIVKQIQGRGVYSFCMCPGGVIAACATKPGEIVTNGWSSSRRARPTANSGIVVELRQEDFLTFQKYGPLAAMEFQKEIEQKAWIAGGKTQTAPATRLADFVEGKISADLPKTSYPPGITSADLSSVLPKFVMKALQNGFKEFNKSMRGYLTNEAVVHAPETRTSSPVSIPRDPETLEHIRVKGLYPCGEGAGYAGGIVSAAMDGIRCAQACAVSI
- a CDS encoding SRPBCC family protein, which encodes MDPKQITIQSTIAADIKKVWDYYTNPQHIIKWNFATDDWQCPWAKNDMRPGGKYSARMEAKDGSFGFEFEAIYDTVVDQKNFSYTMGDGRKATVSFENQDNKTLVVVSFDPESENPIEMQRGGWQAILDNFKKYTEAN
- a CDS encoding DUF1801 domain-containing protein, which encodes MAQKKNHFQKFTNEDVAETFSEYSPSLREKLFHLRELIFETAKEIQGVGKIEEVLKWGQPSYITPESKSGTTIRIDALKGEPKKYAIFFHCQTDLISRFRKLYPKIFRFEGNRSIIFSEDTKIPEKELKQCISSALTYHSDKKKKSN
- a CDS encoding GNAT family N-acetyltransferase; the encoded protein is MSIEAISNRNLDEVLPLIRKYQEFYKIESINDDKNRIFFSQFGEDSDLGCLFGYRKDGNLVGFATVYFSYASSIISKVAIMNDLFTLDEFRKRGIGESLIDHCAKYAKSQGAARLQWVTAPNNLTAQALYNKVGAKQGTWEFFTYNLIA
- a CDS encoding DUF1801 domain-containing protein, whose product is MNKEVQKYNNSQTKVEKEICDILSQEINLHLPKAENKIWHAHPVWFLDGNPIVGYSKLKSCIRLLFWSGQSFDEEGLEPEGTFKAAEVRYTSPDQINKKDLKRWVNKSKKIQWDYKNIVKRKGVLERLK
- a CDS encoding helix-turn-helix transcriptional regulator, whose protein sequence is MKVTDRQKKKFLKSLKQARIEAELSQSEVAQKIGTSQSFISKIESGKISLEVEIFLKLYQLYDKPAEYFFSAFSQK
- a CDS encoding MmcQ/YjbR family DNA-binding protein, whose product is MISLDKVRKLALALPEAKEEPHFEKISFRVSKKIFATVDQENKKIVLKFDQNDQEFFSSASKGSVYPIENKWGQQGWTCVEMKSTDLALFKDMLVVSYCGVAPKRLVEAVQQKPKSLKKL
- a CDS encoding RNA recognition motif domain-containing protein, whose translation is MSAKLFVGGLSWSTTDQTLRQVFEVHGAIQEANVVVDRETGKSRGFGFVTFSDQNSANTAVSELNGKDVDGRNIVVSVAEDRARSDRNRGGNNKKFDRNRW
- a CDS encoding dihydrofolate reductase family protein, with the protein product MRKIVFAINITADGNCSHTDMIADDEVHQYFTDLLRNGGLMLYGRITYQLMVPFWPEVARDQSMSEVSNEFARVFTSLDKVLFSTSLKHVEDANTRLVHANIVEEVLKLKQQSGGDILVGSISIASQLSEHHLIDEYRFVVHPVVAGKGPRLFDTMKLEEKLRLDFLGSRTFQSGAIALHYKKHTR
- a CDS encoding CPBP family intramembrane glutamic endopeptidase, with the protein product MKDYIKSLLLFFFLSYFFSWIIWLPLYLPKFGISVLPVLPFHHALGAIGPVSAAFIVSKIDQGTLGVKNLLSRVFMWKVNFIWYIIALFSPFILLAFSILTKYFISSELKLAGIGISREFPNFGFVSFFLYNIISFGFGEEIGWRGFALPKLQKHLHAFTSTVILTLGWAAWHIPLFFYRPGYVEMGFFGTIGWILSLFTGAILLTWLFNSARGSILIVAIFHGTMDIVFTSDSVDTDIMNITGFFLVFFAIAVLLFNNLKDLSQVDRQTF